The following is a genomic window from Thioclava electrotropha.
CCATGATCAAGCTCGACCCCCGCGATATCGAAATTCTGCGCGTGCTGGCGCGCGAGGGCCGCATCACCAAGGCGGCGCTGGCCGAGAAGATCAACCTCTCGCCCACCCCTGCCTGGGACCGCCTGAAAAAGCTGGAAAAAGCGGGGCTGATCGCGGGCTATCGCGCGACGTTCAACCTCAAGAAGCTCGGGCCGCATGTGACGCTGTTCGTAGCCGCCGAACTGGCCGACCACACCGCCGCCAGTTTCCAGACATTCGAGCGCTCGCTCGATCAGCACCCCGAAGTCGTGGGCTGCTGGGCTTTGGGCGGCGGGTTCGACTATCTGATGCAGATCGTCACCCGTGACATCGACGCCTATCAGCGGCTGATCGACTCGATGCTGGACGCGCGGATCGGCATCGCGCGCTACTTCACCTATATCGTCACGAAAGAGGTGAAGAACGCCGCCATGCCGCCCTTCGACCTCTTCGCAGACCAAATGGACTGACGGACGGCGCTATTTCAGCCCAAATCCGGGGCCCGCGCAGTCCATTCGGACTATTACCCTGTGAAATCGGGCGCAGAGTGATCTCAACCAAGGAGGTCTCTCATGCTCGATACCGCCATTTCCGCCCGCCCCGATATTGCCGACAAGCGCCTGCTGCGCAGCTTTGCCTATGTGAACGGCCGCTGGGTCGCGGGCGAGACGGGCGAGGTCATCCCCGTCACCAACCCCGCCAATGCCGAACGTCTGGGCGATATCACCGCGCTCAACCGCAGCCAGTCGCGCGCGGCGGTCGATGCCGCCCAAGCCGCCTTTCTCGACTGGTCGATGACGCTGCCGCAGGAACGCTCCGCCATCCTGCGCCGCTGGTTCGACCTGATCATCGAGGCGAAGGACGATCTGGCGCGGATTATGGTGCTCGAACAGGGCAAACCGCTCAGCGAAGCCCTGGGCGAAATCGACTATGCGGCGAGCTTCATCGAATATTACGCCGAAGAGGCCAAGCGCCCGAATATCGAGGGCGTCACCTCGCATCTGCATGACGCCGAGGTGGAATTGTGGCTCGAACCCGTGGGCGTCGTGGGCCTCGTCACGCCATGGAACTTCCCCGCCGCGATGCTCACCCGCAAGGCCGCCGCCGCCATCGCGGCCGGCTGCACCGTGGTCGCGCACCCCTCGCACGAGACGCCCTATTCGGCGCTGGCGCTGGCGGAACTGGCCGAACGCGCGGGCCTTCCAGCAGGCGTGTTCAACGTGTTGACCGGCCACGCCCCGGAAATCGTCGAGCCGTGGTGCGACGACACCCGCGTGCGCGCGCTCTCCTTCACCGGCTCCACCGAGGTGGGCCGTCTGCTTTATCGCCAATCGGCTCAGACCGTGAAACGGCTTGTCCTCGAACTGGGCGGCCACGCCCCGGTGATCGTCTTCAAGGGCGCCGATCTGGATCAGGCCGTCGAGGAAGTCATCAAGGCGAAATTCGCAACCTCCGGGCAGGACTGCCTCGGCGCGAACCGGATCTACGTCGAGCGTCCCGTCTATGACGAGTTCTGCCGCCGCTTCACCGAGGCCACGCAGGCACTCACCGTGGGCATCGGCATGGAAGATCCCGATATCGGCCCGCTGATGAACGAAAAGGCGGTGGCCAAGCAGGAAGAGCACGTGGCCGACGCACTGGCCAAGGGCGCGAAACTCGCCTGCGGCGGCAAGCGGCTCGATCGCGGCCCGCTGTTCTTCGCGCCGACCGTGCTGACCGATGTGCCTGATAACGCAAAGATCATGCAGGAGGAGACCTTCGGCCCGGTCGCTCCGATCACCGTCTTCGACACGGAAGAAGAGGTCTTCGCCAAAGCCAACGCGACCGAATACGGGCTGGTGGCTTACGTCCACAGCCAGAACCCGAAACGCATCTACCGCGCCACCCGCGCGCTGCAATTCGGCATGGTCGCGGTCAACCGCACCAAGGTCACCGGCGCGCCGATCCCGTTCGGCGGCATGAAGCAATCCGGCCTCGGCCGCGAAGGCTCGCGTCGCGGAATGGAAGAGTTCATGGAAATCAAATACGTCTGTCGCGACTGGGGCTGATCGCCCCGCCCGCCCGGACGCCCAAGACAAGAAGAAGGAGAAAATTGCTGACCAATGACCAACTCGACAAGTGGGATCGCGAAAGCTTCTTCCACCCCTCGACCCATCTCGCCCAGCACGCGCGCGGCGAGTCCCCCAATCGCATCGTCACCGGCGGCAAGGGCGTGTTCATCGAGGATCGCGACGGCAACAAGCTGCTCGACGCCTTCGCAGGCCTCTACTGCGTGAACGTGGGCTACGGGCGCACCGAGATCTCCGAGGCCATCGCCGAGCAGGCGAAGGAGCTGGCCTATTACCACGCTTATGTCGGCCACGGCACCGAGGCCTCGATCACGCTGGCGCATATGGTCCTCGACCGTGCGCCCGATCACATGTCGAAGGTCTATTTCGGCCTCTCCGGCTCGGATGCGAATGAGACCAACATCAAGCTGGTCTGGTATTACAACAACATCCTGAACCGGCCCGAGAAGAAGAAGATCATCTCGCGCTGGCGCGGCTATCACGGCTCGGGCCTGATGACCGGCTCGCTGACGGGTCTGGAACTGTTCCACAAGAAGTTCGACCTGCCGCTGAGCCAGGTGATCCACACCGAGGCGCCCTATTACTTCCGCCGCCCCGATGAGGCGATGTCGGAAGAGGCCTTCACCGCCTATTGCGCGTCCGAGCTCGAGCAGCTGATCGAGCGCGAAGGCCCCGACACCATCGCCGCCTTCATCGGCGAGCCGGTTCTGGGCACGGGCGGCATCGTGCCCCCGCCCGCGGGCTATTGGGAAGCGATCCAGAAGGTTCTGAACAAATACGACATCCTGCTGATCGCCGATGAGGTCGTGACCGGCTTCGGTCGTCTGGGCTCGGTGTTCGGCTCGGATCACTACGGCATGAAGCCCGACCTGATCACCATCGCGAAGGGCCTGACCTCGGCCTATGCGCCGCTCTCGGGCACCATCGTTTCCGACAAGATGTGGAAAGTGCTGGAGCAAGGCACCGACGAGAACGGCCCGATCGGCCACGGCTGGACCTATTCGGCGCACCCGATCGGGGCGGCGGCCGGCGTTGCGAACCTCGAACTGATCGACAAGCTCGGTCTCGTCGAGAATGCGGGCTCGGTCGGCAAATACCTCAATGACCAGATGCGCGCCGCCATCGGCGAGCACGCGAATGTCGGCGATATCCGCGGCGAAGGGATGCTCTGCGCAGTGGAATTCATGGCCGATCGCGACAACCGCGGCTTCTTCGACGCCTCCGACAAGATCGGCGCGAAGATCGCGGGCGCGATGGTCGAGCGTGGCGTGATCGGGCGCGCGATGCCGCAGGGCGACATCCTCGGCCTTGCCCCGCCGCTGTGCCTCACCGAGGGGGAGGCCGACAAGATCGTCGAAGTCACCGCCGACGCCGTGAAATCGGTTCTGGGCTAAGACCCCTCGGCAGGGGTCGTCTTACGAGGCGATCCCTGCCAGCCATTCGGCAATCGCTGCGCGGCTGTCTGGATCGGGCGAATGGTGACGCACCATGAAACCGTCGAACCAGTCGCGCCGCGCCTCGGGCGTCTGATTATCCGCAGTCCAGTCGATCTTTGCGACCATCCGCTCTGCATCGCGATGACAACGCCCGCAGGACTGCGCGAAAAGCTGCGCCGGATCGGTCTCGGCCACGGCAGCCCCGGACCAGATTGTTAGAAAAACAGTCAAAAAGACGCGCATCACGCCCTCCCGAGAAACTCCAGCACCGAACGCGCCGCGCGCAGACCGGGCGGCTCGCCACCCTCGCCCAAACGGCGCATCACCTCTTCCATCGCGGCCATCTGCTCCTCGCGGGCCGCGTCTTCTTCCAGCAATTCCAGCATCTTCGCCGAAATGTCACGCGGCTTACAGTCGGGGCCGAGGAATTCCGGGATCACCCGCGTCTCGGAGACCAGATTGACCACCGTCACCGTGTCGATCTTCAGCATCCGCGAGATCACATGCCAGGTCAGGAAATTCGCGTCATAGGCGATCACCATCGGCACCCGGTTCGCAGCCAGTTCCAGACTGACGGTGCCCGAGGCCGCCAGCGCGATATCGGCGGCGGCAAAGGCCGCGCGCTTGTCATCGGCATTCTCGACCACGATCGGGGCGACCGGCCAGCGCGCCGTCATCTCGCGCACCATCGGCGCGACGCCCCGCACGGTGGGCAGCACGACGCGCAGCCCCGGCTCGCGGTCGCGCAGCTGCATCAGCGCCTCGTCGAAGCGTGCCCCAAGCCGCTTGACCTCGCCGCGCCGCGAGCCCGGCAGACACAGCGCGAGCGGTTGTTCCTCGCCGATCATATGAGTCTCGCGGAAGGCCGCCGCATCTGCCCCGGTCGCGCGCGGTTCGGCCACGACGGGATGGCCCACGAAATCGCAGCTCATCCCGGCGGCTTCCATGTAAGGCGGCTCGAACGGCAGCAGCGCCAGCACATGATCGACCACCTGCCCCATCTTCGCCGCGCGCCCCGGACGCCACGCCCAGACCGAGGGCGCCACATAGTGGATCACCTTGAGATCAGGGCGCTTTTCCTTCACCAGCCGCGCAACGCGGAGGCAGAAATCGGGGCTGTCTATGGTGACCAGCGCCTCGGCACCGCTTTCGATCACATGATCTGCCGTCTCGGCAATGCGGCGCTTCAGATGGCGGTATTTCGGCAGGACCTCCATCAGCCCCATGACCGACAGTTCTTCCATCGGGAAAAGGCTGGTCAGGCCCTGCGCGCCCATCTCCTCGCCGCCGATGCCGGACCAGTCCACGCCCGGCGCAAGCCCGTTGATCCCCGCCATCAGGGCGCCGCCGAGCTTGTCGCCCGATGCTTCGCCCGCGATGACGTAGAGCCTCATGACGCTCGCGCCCAGAGAAAGAGGCCCGCGGCCTCGGCGGCCTCGATAACCGCGTCGCGATCGAGAAGCATCACGCCGCCCGCCTCGAAGGCTATCCCCGAAAGGCCAGCGGCCGCGGCGTTCTTGACTGTGTCGACACCAATCGCGGGCAGATCGACACGACGGTCCTGATCGGGTTTCGGCGCCTTGTAGAAGACGCCCTTCACCGCTTTAAGATCGCCGCGCAAGCCTTTGTGGTGCTGTACGAATTCCAGCATCGCATCGGTGCCCGGCAAGGTCTCGACCGCAAGGCAAAGCCCGCGTCCGACGACTGCGCCCTGACCGATATCCGACGCCCCAAGCGCGGCCACGATTTCGGCCCCGCGTTCGGCGTCTTCTTCGTCCACCGCGGACGGTTTGCCGCATAGCACACCCGCCTCGGGCAGCAGCGTGGGCACGATCTCGTGCGCGCCGACGACCTGCAGATCGAATTCCTCGAACACCTCGATCACCGCGCGCAGCGTCGCATCGTCGCCCGCCTGCATCGCCATCGCGAGCCGCGGCACCAGCTGCGCCGAGCGGGGATCGAACTGCTCGGGATCGATCGCCGGACGCTGCATCGCGCCTGCGAACACCACCCGCTCGATCCCGCGATCGGCCAGTTCGTCGAGAAACGGCACCAGACGCTCGATCCGGAAGCGCAGATGCTCGCCGTCCAGATCGCAAGGCGCGCCGATCATCTCGCAGACGAGAAGCTCCGGCGCGGCCTCGGTCAGGATCGCAGGCAGACGGCCAGCCCCGGCGATCAGCGCGGTATGCGTGCCCCCGCTCATTTGCCGGGCGTCAGGAAGCTGCGGTCGGACGGGCCGAGGATGAAGTCGAGCACTTCGCGCGCCAATTCGCCCTCGACGCCCTCTTCCGAGAGGGTTCGCGCGCTTTCGCGGAAGCTGCCCTGACCGAGCGCCTCGACGGTCTTGCGCAGCGCCGAGATTTCCTCACGCGGCGTGCCACGGCGTTTCAGCCCCACGAGGTTGAGCCCCTCGAGCCCCGCGCGCGGTCCTGCCACCAGTGCATGCGGGATCACATCCGCCGTCACCATCGACAGCGCGCCGATGATCGCGCCGCGCCCGATGCGGACGAATTGGTGCACGCCCGACAGGCCGCCGACGATGACATCATCGCCGAGCACGCAATGCCCCGCGACCGCGACCGAATTCACCAGAATGACCCGGTCGCCCAGCTTGCAGTCATGCGCGACGTGGCAGGACGACATGAACAGACCGTCATCGCCGATCTCGGTCAGCCCGCCACCACCTTCGGTGCCGGTATTCATCGTCACATATTCACGGATGCGGTTGCGCTTGCCTATCTTCAGCCGCGTCTTCTCGCCGTTGAATTTCAGGTCCTGCGGGATCTGGCCGAGCGAGGCGAAGGGATAGACCTCCGTCTCGTCGCCGATCTCGGTCACGCCCTGCAGCACGACATGGCTTTGCAGCGACACGCCCCGGCCCAGCACGACCTCGGGGCCGACCACGCAGAACGGGCCGATCCGGCAGTCCGGACCGATCACCGCGCCGGCTTCGATCACCGAGGACGCGTGAATCTGCGCACTTGGGTCAATGCTCATGCATTCAGCCCTGAAGGTCCATCATCGCGGTGAACTCGGCTTCGGCGGCCAGTTCACCATTCACCGTGCCACGGCCTTCGAATTTCCAGATCTTGCCGCCGCCGCGCTTCACGGTGACATGCAGTTCGAGCACGTCGCCCGGCACCACTTTGCGGCGGAACTTGCACTTGTCGATGCCCATGAAATAGGTCAGCAGCGGCTTGTCGATCACGTCGAGCGAAATCCCCACCACCACGGCAGAGGTTTGCGCCATCGCCTCGACGATGGTGACGCCGGGCATGATCGGCTCTTCCGGGAAGTGGCCCTGGAAATGCGGCTCGTTCGCGGTGACGTTTTTGATGCCGACCGCGCCCTTGT
Proteins encoded in this region:
- a CDS encoding Lrp/AsnC family transcriptional regulator — encoded protein: MIKLDPRDIEILRVLAREGRITKAALAEKINLSPTPAWDRLKKLEKAGLIAGYRATFNLKKLGPHVTLFVAAELADHTAASFQTFERSLDQHPEVVGCWALGGGFDYLMQIVTRDIDAYQRLIDSMLDARIGIARYFTYIVTKEVKNAAMPPFDLFADQMD
- the lpxA gene encoding acyl-ACP--UDP-N-acetylglucosamine O-acyltransferase, with product MSIDPSAQIHASSVIEAGAVIGPDCRIGPFCVVGPEVVLGRGVSLQSHVVLQGVTEIGDETEVYPFASLGQIPQDLKFNGEKTRLKIGKRNRIREYVTMNTGTEGGGGLTEIGDDGLFMSSCHVAHDCKLGDRVILVNSVAVAGHCVLGDDVIVGGLSGVHQFVRIGRGAIIGALSMVTADVIPHALVAGPRAGLEGLNLVGLKRRGTPREEISALRKTVEALGQGSFRESARTLSEEGVEGELAREVLDFILGPSDRSFLTPGK
- the fabZ gene encoding 3-hydroxyacyl-ACP dehydratase FabZ; the protein is MTEPAPYTEADLSLIKRIIPHRYPFLLIDKVRDIVPNKGAVGIKNVTANEPHFQGHFPEEPIMPGVTIVEAMAQTSAVVVGISLDVIDKPLLTYFMGIDKCKFRRKVVPGDVLELHVTVKRGGGKIWKFEGRGTVNGELAAEAEFTAMMDLQG
- the lpxB gene encoding lipid-A-disaccharide synthase, yielding MRLYVIAGEASGDKLGGALMAGINGLAPGVDWSGIGGEEMGAQGLTSLFPMEELSVMGLMEVLPKYRHLKRRIAETADHVIESGAEALVTIDSPDFCLRVARLVKEKRPDLKVIHYVAPSVWAWRPGRAAKMGQVVDHVLALLPFEPPYMEAAGMSCDFVGHPVVAEPRATGADAAAFRETHMIGEEQPLALCLPGSRRGEVKRLGARFDEALMQLRDREPGLRVVLPTVRGVAPMVREMTARWPVAPIVVENADDKRAAFAAADIALAASGTVSLELAANRVPMVIAYDANFLTWHVISRMLKIDTVTVVNLVSETRVIPEFLGPDCKPRDISAKMLELLEEDAAREEQMAAMEEVMRRLGEGGEPPGLRAARSVLEFLGRA
- a CDS encoding NAD-dependent succinate-semialdehyde dehydrogenase, with product MLDTAISARPDIADKRLLRSFAYVNGRWVAGETGEVIPVTNPANAERLGDITALNRSQSRAAVDAAQAAFLDWSMTLPQERSAILRRWFDLIIEAKDDLARIMVLEQGKPLSEALGEIDYAASFIEYYAEEAKRPNIEGVTSHLHDAEVELWLEPVGVVGLVTPWNFPAAMLTRKAAAAIAAGCTVVAHPSHETPYSALALAELAERAGLPAGVFNVLTGHAPEIVEPWCDDTRVRALSFTGSTEVGRLLYRQSAQTVKRLVLELGGHAPVIVFKGADLDQAVEEVIKAKFATSGQDCLGANRIYVERPVYDEFCRRFTEATQALTVGIGMEDPDIGPLMNEKAVAKQEEHVADALAKGAKLACGGKRLDRGPLFFAPTVLTDVPDNAKIMQEETFGPVAPITVFDTEEEVFAKANATEYGLVAYVHSQNPKRIYRATRALQFGMVAVNRTKVTGAPIPFGGMKQSGLGREGSRRGMEEFMEIKYVCRDWG
- a CDS encoding aspartate aminotransferase family protein, with the translated sequence MLTNDQLDKWDRESFFHPSTHLAQHARGESPNRIVTGGKGVFIEDRDGNKLLDAFAGLYCVNVGYGRTEISEAIAEQAKELAYYHAYVGHGTEASITLAHMVLDRAPDHMSKVYFGLSGSDANETNIKLVWYYNNILNRPEKKKIISRWRGYHGSGLMTGSLTGLELFHKKFDLPLSQVIHTEAPYYFRRPDEAMSEEAFTAYCASELEQLIEREGPDTIAAFIGEPVLGTGGIVPPPAGYWEAIQKVLNKYDILLIADEVVTGFGRLGSVFGSDHYGMKPDLITIAKGLTSAYAPLSGTIVSDKMWKVLEQGTDENGPIGHGWTYSAHPIGAAAGVANLELIDKLGLVENAGSVGKYLNDQMRAAIGEHANVGDIRGEGMLCAVEFMADRDNRGFFDASDKIGAKIAGAMVERGVIGRAMPQGDILGLAPPLCLTEGEADKIVEVTADAVKSVLG
- a CDS encoding LpxI family protein codes for the protein MSGGTHTALIAGAGRLPAILTEAAPELLVCEMIGAPCDLDGEHLRFRIERLVPFLDELADRGIERVVFAGAMQRPAIDPEQFDPRSAQLVPRLAMAMQAGDDATLRAVIEVFEEFDLQVVGAHEIVPTLLPEAGVLCGKPSAVDEEDAERGAEIVAALGASDIGQGAVVGRGLCLAVETLPGTDAMLEFVQHHKGLRGDLKAVKGVFYKAPKPDQDRRVDLPAIGVDTVKNAAAAGLSGIAFEAGGVMLLDRDAVIEAAEAAGLFLWARAS